The genomic window GGGGCGAACTGCGGGACGGGGTGTTCGGGCCGGCGGGGCCGTCAGGGCCGTCGGGGCGAACTGCGGGACGGGCCGGGCGTCGCGCTGCCGGCCGCGCCGGCCCCGACGGCCCAGACGGCCCCCACGGCCCGGCGTCGCCCTCCATGAACATTTCGTAACCTGTTGTCACTACACATTTCTGCTTGACCCGTGCAGACTACATCGGTAACTTTTTTCCCTCCCCGACACGTCCGCCGAGGCGACCACGATGAGTGTGCGGACGGGACCCCGGATACCTATGGCGACTGCGACGACAGCAGCAACCGACCGGATCGGTGAACTTCTGGTACGTGAAGGCCTGATCACCGCCGAGCAGCTTTCGGCGGCGCTCCAGGACGCGCGTCAGAATGGTCACCGGATCGGGTACGCGTTGATCAAGCTCGGCTTCGTGCAGGAGAGCGAGCTGACGCGCGCGCTCGCCAAGCAGTATCGCGTCCCGGCCGTGGACCTGGACCGGGTCCAGGTGGATCCGAAGATCGTCAAGATGGTTCCGGGCGACCTGGCCCTGCGCTACCTGGTGCTGCCGCTGCGCCGGGTCGGGCGGATGCTGACGGTCGCAATGGCGAACCCGACGGACGCCGGCGCGATCGACAACCTGAAGTTCATCACTCGCCACGACATCGAGCCGGTGATCGTGGGCGAGTACACGCTGCGCAAGCATCTCGAGACCTACTACGGCGTCAAGGAGGACGAGAGCGCGCTCGCGCAGATCCTCGACCAGATCGAGGGTGACGGGGACGTCGAGCTGGTCGAGGAGCAGGAGGACGAGCTCTCGGCCGCGGCGCTCCAGGCGCAGGTCGACGACGCGCCGGTCGTCAAGCTGATCAACGGCATCCTGACGGACGCCGTGCTGCGCGGCGCGTCGGACATCCACGTCGAGCCGTTCGAGAAGGAGATCCGCGTGCGCTACCGCATCGACGGTGCGCTCATGGAGATCATGAAGCCGCCGATGAAGCTCAAGGCGGCGCTGACGTCGCGTATCAAGATCATGGCGTCGCTCAACATCGCGGAGCGACGCGTGCCGCAGGACGGCCGCATCAAGCTGAAGATGAAGAACAAGGTGATCGACTTCCGTGTGTCGACACTGCCGGTCATCTTCGGCGAGAAGATCGTGCTGCGTATTCTCGACAAGAGCAACCTGACGCTCGACCTCGAGAAGTTCGGCCTGGAGCCGAAGGCCGAGAAGGACTTCATGGCCGCGATCATGAACCCCTACGGCATGGTGCTGGTCACCGGCCCGACGGGTTCCGGTAAGACGACGACGCTGTACTCCGCCCTGTCCAAGATCAACACCGAAGAGGTGAACATCATGACGGCGGAGGACCCGGTCGAGTACAACATCTACGGCATCAACCAGGTCCTGGTCCGCAACGAGATCGGGATGACGTTCGCCGCGGCGCTGAAGGCGTTCCTGCGCCAGGACCCGAACATCATCATGGTCGGTGAGATCCGTGACATCGAGACCGGCGGCATCGCGATCAAGGCCGCGCTCACCGGTCACCTCGTGCTCTCGACGCTGCACACCAACGACGCGCCCTCGACGATCACGCGTCTGATCGACATGGGGCTGGAGCCGTTCAACGTCGCGGCCGCGCTCAACTGCGTGACCGCGCAGCGGCTCGTGCGCCGGATCTGCAGCGGCTGCAAGGAAGAGGCGACCTACAGCGACGACTTCCTCGATGCAGCGGGCGTGCACGGCGAGGAGCGCAAGCTGACGTTCTATCGCGGCAAGGGCTGCGACAAGTGCGCCGGCAGTGGCTACAAGGGACGCGCCGGCCTCTACGAGGTGATGGCGATGTCGCCCGAGCTGCGCAAGCTGATCATGCACGGTGCATCGTCGGACGAGCTGCGCCAGCAGGGTCTGAAGGAAGGCATGCTGACGCTGCGCATGGACGGCATGAAGAAGGTTTCGCGTGGTGTGACCACGCTCGAGGAAGTCATCAAGGAGACGGCAGCATAATGAGCACCACGGCGCCGCCGACGGCGGCGGCACCCCGCCAGGCGGTCAACCTGCGCAACCTGCTGGACGAGATGATCCGGCGCGGCGCGAGCGACCTGCACATCACGGCGGGTGAGCGACCGAAGTTCCGCATCGACGGCCAGATCACGAATGCGACGTCGGACGGCGAGCTCTCGCCCAAGGAGACGCTCTCGATCGCGTACTCCATCCTGACGGAGGCGCAGAAGAAGCGCTTCGAGCAGGAGGACGAGCTCGACTTCTCGTTCGGCATCCAGAACCTGTCACGCTTCCGCGGCAACGTCTTCAAGCAGCGCGGCTGCGTGACGATGGTGATCCGCCAGATCCCGTTCCAGATCAAGACCGCCGACCAGCTCGGCCTGCCCAACACCATCACGCGCCTGGCCGAGAAGCCGCGCGGCCTGGTGCTGGTCACCGGCCCGACCGGCTCCGGCAAGTCGACGACGCTGGCCGCGATGATCGACAAGATCAATCGCGAGGAGCGGGGTCACATCCTGACGGTCGAGGACCCGATCGAGTTCGTGCACAAGCACCAGGGCTGCATCGTGAACCAGCGCGAGGTCGGCGCCGACACGAAGAGCTTCAGTGCCGCACTGAAGTACGCGCTGCGCCAGGACCCGGACGTCGTGCTGATCGGCGAGATGCGCGACCTGGAGACGATCGGCGCCGCACTGACCATCGCGGAGACCGGTCACCTCGCGTTCGCGACGCTGCACACCAACTCCGCGGCCGAGACGATCAACCGCATCATCGACGTGTTCCCGTCGAACCAGCAGTCGCAGGTGCGCGCCCAGCTCGCATTCGTGCTCGAGGGCGTGGTCACGCAGACGCTGCTGCCGAAGAAGTCGGGCGGGCGCGTCGCCGCGTGCGAGATCATGGTGTGCACG from Longimicrobiales bacterium includes these protein-coding regions:
- a CDS encoding type IV pilus twitching motility protein PilT, whose translation is MSTTAPPTAAAPRQAVNLRNLLDEMIRRGASDLHITAGERPKFRIDGQITNATSDGELSPKETLSIAYSILTEAQKKRFEQEDELDFSFGIQNLSRFRGNVFKQRGCVTMVIRQIPFQIKTADQLGLPNTITRLAEKPRGLVLVTGPTGSGKSTTLAAMIDKINREERGHILTVEDPIEFVHKHQGCIVNQREVGADTKSFSAALKYALRQDPDVVLIGEMRDLETIGAALTIAETGHLAFATLHTNSAAETINRIIDVFPSNQQSQVRAQLAFVLEGVVTQTLLPKKSGGRVAACEIMVCTPAVRACIRDDKVHQIYSIMQAGKKFGMQTMNDALYQLYIQGEVTLEDCLQHSSDPNEFLRMSGEKMPEGMGTQP
- the pilB gene encoding type IV-A pilus assembly ATPase PilB translates to MATATTAATDRIGELLVREGLITAEQLSAALQDARQNGHRIGYALIKLGFVQESELTRALAKQYRVPAVDLDRVQVDPKIVKMVPGDLALRYLVLPLRRVGRMLTVAMANPTDAGAIDNLKFITRHDIEPVIVGEYTLRKHLETYYGVKEDESALAQILDQIEGDGDVELVEEQEDELSAAALQAQVDDAPVVKLINGILTDAVLRGASDIHVEPFEKEIRVRYRIDGALMEIMKPPMKLKAALTSRIKIMASLNIAERRVPQDGRIKLKMKNKVIDFRVSTLPVIFGEKIVLRILDKSNLTLDLEKFGLEPKAEKDFMAAIMNPYGMVLVTGPTGSGKTTTLYSALSKINTEEVNIMTAEDPVEYNIYGINQVLVRNEIGMTFAAALKAFLRQDPNIIMVGEIRDIETGGIAIKAALTGHLVLSTLHTNDAPSTITRLIDMGLEPFNVAAALNCVTAQRLVRRICSGCKEEATYSDDFLDAAGVHGEERKLTFYRGKGCDKCAGSGYKGRAGLYEVMAMSPELRKLIMHGASSDELRQQGLKEGMLTLRMDGMKKVSRGVTTLEEVIKETAA